A genomic stretch from Acetobacter ascendens includes:
- a CDS encoding helix-turn-helix domain-containing protein, which translates to MNTRPLSQNTISKTESQEETVQKSWIRCETSYQLDPSQKWKADVLCGAEFRHVSSRSALLLRQASEEMQHLFTLVQGLGLMVLLADPNAMILARCADETHLSVCRRLNLREGAIWSEEIAGTNGIGTCVEDRCPIFLGRGAHWRFCFSLLISYAVPIFDAQGRVAGALNLASMNGKTEQPIDKLLMETLAQSGRRIEEQLFRNSYEGQKILTLGSVRGCSAPLVSINDQGEITGATHAAREWMGWTDKTIAQHPNLLTELEEGSEISFQKAEENVIRSALAVSQGNVTQAARGLGISRATLYRKMKSFGIN; encoded by the coding sequence ATGAACACACGGCCTTTGTCTCAAAATACTATTTCCAAAACAGAAAGTCAGGAAGAAACAGTACAGAAATCCTGGATACGTTGCGAGACATCCTACCAGCTTGATCCTTCCCAAAAATGGAAAGCCGATGTGCTGTGTGGTGCAGAATTTCGGCATGTCAGTAGCCGGTCCGCGTTGCTATTGCGCCAAGCTTCGGAAGAAATGCAGCACCTTTTTACTTTGGTGCAAGGTTTGGGGCTTATGGTGTTGCTGGCAGACCCCAACGCCATGATTTTGGCACGTTGTGCGGATGAAACACATCTTTCTGTTTGCCGCCGCCTTAACTTGCGTGAAGGAGCTATCTGGAGCGAAGAGATAGCAGGCACAAATGGTATTGGAACATGCGTAGAGGATAGGTGCCCGATTTTTCTAGGGCGTGGCGCGCATTGGCGTTTCTGTTTTTCCCTGTTGATTAGTTATGCTGTGCCGATATTTGATGCACAGGGACGCGTAGCTGGGGCTCTAAACCTTGCCTCGATGAACGGCAAAACAGAACAACCTATTGATAAACTGCTTATGGAAACGCTTGCGCAATCTGGTCGGCGTATTGAAGAACAACTTTTCCGTAACAGTTACGAAGGGCAAAAAATACTTACCTTAGGTTCGGTTAGGGGCTGCTCAGCACCTTTGGTTTCTATTAACGACCAAGGGGAAATTACAGGCGCAACACATGCTGCGCGTGAATGGATGGGCTGGACAGATAAAACCATCGCCCAGCATCCCAATCTGTTAACCGAGCTGGAAGAGGGTTCGGAAATAAGTTTTCAGAAGGCGGAAGAAAACGTTATTCGCTCCGCTTTGGCTGTTTCTCAGGGGAATGTTACGCAGGCCGCGCGTGGTTTGGGAATTAGCCGTGCAACGCTCTACCGCAAGATGAAGAGCTTTGGCATTAACTAA
- a CDS encoding PepSY-associated TM helix domain-containing protein, with protein MKIRTDIVQMYRDIHSWVGILAGVFLFVAFYAGGISVFEVPLQNWLTKPVALPAPVTVQQVPDLMQKAFAAYPEAQQEYTVVLSPTVSLPARLMWPVIPGQRHAGPVDMMAASLDAEGHLVTVKHKPSEVAHFIDELHENVGLPVFMPYSRWFMGIIALLYAVALVSGVIVFLPMLAKNLFALRLIKGAWKKWLDIHNLLGVFSLPFHVVIALSSVLFAYHGVIHNVQTMMFSAPAAIHDRHLHTKNMNHQPVVHTSTMSLAPAEILQALQKQAPGFVPDVLNYASTDKAKQTLYVIGHDEHYMMRGPAGGLAELAPVSGKILSTEYMPGLQSAPFSILTTFFALHFGSFGGNVVKFGYLILGFIGAFLFYSGNRLWLISRYRKEQKNGATEPGTGTKFLTCLTYGSVFGCISGISVLISTALLTPYFRSYLSVSLLYYAIFCICLGASFVVSDTARIRVLGICAAITTLAIPLIYVCQYFVF; from the coding sequence ATGAAAATACGCACAGATATTGTACAAATGTATCGGGATATCCATAGTTGGGTGGGTATTCTAGCGGGGGTATTTCTTTTTGTAGCCTTTTATGCTGGGGGCATCAGTGTTTTTGAAGTGCCGCTTCAAAACTGGCTTACAAAACCTGTGGCTTTGCCGGCACCTGTAACCGTACAGCAGGTGCCAGATCTGATGCAAAAAGCATTCGCAGCTTACCCGGAGGCACAGCAAGAATATACGGTTGTGCTTTCCCCTACAGTTTCTTTGCCGGCCAGGCTGATGTGGCCAGTAATACCAGGGCAAAGACATGCTGGACCTGTGGATATGATGGCCGCCTCGCTTGATGCAGAAGGGCATTTGGTCACGGTCAAACACAAACCATCTGAAGTGGCACATTTTATAGATGAGCTACATGAAAATGTGGGGCTACCCGTTTTTATGCCTTACAGCAGGTGGTTCATGGGTATTATTGCGCTGTTATATGCCGTTGCGCTGGTATCTGGTGTGATTGTATTTTTGCCTATGCTGGCAAAAAATCTCTTTGCCTTACGGCTTATCAAGGGAGCATGGAAGAAATGGCTGGATATTCATAATCTTCTTGGTGTCTTCAGCCTGCCTTTTCATGTGGTTATTGCTCTTTCATCTGTGCTTTTTGCTTATCATGGCGTGATCCATAATGTGCAAACCATGATGTTTTCGGCCCCGGCGGCTATTCATGATAGGCATTTACATACAAAAAATATGAACCATCAGCCTGTTGTGCATACTTCAACCATGTCTCTTGCTCCGGCAGAGATCTTACAGGCTTTGCAAAAACAGGCTCCGGGTTTTGTGCCAGATGTATTAAATTATGCCTCAACAGATAAAGCGAAACAGACTTTATACGTCATCGGGCATGATGAGCATTATATGATGCGTGGTCCGGCTGGCGGCCTTGCAGAGCTTGCCCCTGTTTCTGGAAAAATACTTTCTACAGAGTATATGCCTGGCCTCCAATCTGCACCTTTTAGTATTTTAACCACTTTTTTTGCACTGCATTTTGGAAGTTTTGGGGGAAATGTAGTTAAATTTGGATATTTAATACTCGGCTTTATAGGGGCTTTTCTTTTCTATTCAGGCAACAGATTATGGTTGATATCGCGGTATAGAAAAGAGCAGAAAAACGGAGCAACGGAACCCGGTACGGGCACAAAGTTTCTTACGTGCTTAACATACGGCAGTGTTTTTGGCTGTATTTCCGGTATTTCTGTTCTGATCAGCACAGCGCTTCTTACGCCTTATTTCAGAAGCTATTTAAGCGTTAGCCTTCTTTATTATGCTATTTTTTGTATCTGTCTTGGGGCCTCTTTTGTGGTGTCAGATACAGCGCGCATACGTGTACTGGGAATATGCGCAGCAATAACAACTCTTGCCATTCCCTTGATATATGTTTGCCAATATTTTGTATTTTAG
- a CDS encoding IS5 family transposase (programmed frameshift) — protein MRRYSLRDDQWERIKDLLPGREGYVGGTAVNNRLFVEAVLYRYRAGIPWRDLPARFGDWKNVHWRLRRWCESGVIERIFRYLAADYDNEYMMIDSTIVRAHQHSAGALKKGARNQAIGRSRGGLTTKIHAICDALGNPVELGITPGQDADITQAEPLLENIEPDAFLADKAYDADRLIDRLIQRGITPVIPPKRNRTTRRKTDFSLYRERNLVERFFNKLKQFRAIAARYDKLKSTFLAAVQFASIIILLN, from the exons ATGCGGCGCTATAGTTTACGCGATGACCAGTGGGAGCGGATAAAGGATCTTCTTCCTGGTCGAGAAGGCTATGTCGGCGGCACTGCGGTGAACAACCGTCTGTTCGTGGAGGCGGTGCTGTATCGCTATCGCGCGGGTATTCCATGGCGCGACCTTCCTGCCCGTTTCGGTGACTGGAAAAACGTGCACTGGCGTCTGCGCCGCTGGTGTGAAAGCGGCGTCATCGAACGGATATTTCGTTATCTGGCCGCTGATTACGACAACGAATACATGATGATCGACAGCACAATTGTCCGAGCGCATCAGCATAGTGCCGGAGCTCTCAAAAAAGGGGCACGGA ATCAGGCCATCGGACGATCACGAGGCGGGCTAACTACAAAGATCCATGCCATCTGCGACGCTCTGGGCAATCCAGTGGAACTCGGCATCACACCGGGACAGGATGCCGATATCACCCAGGCAGAACCACTTCTGGAAAACATCGAACCGGATGCTTTCCTTGCTGACAAGGCGTATGACGCGGACAGGTTGATCGATCGGCTGATACAGCGCGGGATTACCCCGGTCATCCCGCCAAAACGCAACAGAACGACACGACGGAAAACCGATTTTTCTCTCTACCGCGAACGGAACCTTGTTGAGAGGTTCTTCAATAAACTCAAGCAGTTTCGCGCTATCGCAGCCCGCTACGATAAACTGAAATCGACCTTCCTCGCAGCCGTGCAGTTCGCCTCAATCATCATCCTGCTTAACTGA
- a CDS encoding transporter, translating to MRLIDGGERLLSLVRFVMPTVIVCHVVPARAADITLGIIGPHEYDLPVDFKPFNVLVQYGDGNATGHSYGSGGQRTPAGGSHTWSGMTKYVHFRSFEAIPHVGFAFELIQTESYKLADGTNYGGLGPTIVGPAAWFKPNKHSTFGIQTFMQTPYGTRDATSTNYWSNISSLIFDYEWKHFSFDGDAGTVVGSTKHQKDQHSYSPGVVFYTNLRFSWKATKKFEPFLAFDWQNVTGTRDNTLRQYLDNSNSREIALGPGLMYNINQHFSLTARYSHSLEGRNTPETNAYYIKFVYLWQ from the coding sequence ATGCGTTTGATAGACGGCGGGGAGCGTCTGCTTTCCCTCGTGCGTTTCGTCATGCCTACAGTGATTGTGTGTCACGTAGTTCCTGCGCGAGCTGCGGATATCACGTTGGGCATTATTGGTCCCCATGAATATGACCTACCTGTAGATTTTAAGCCGTTTAACGTGCTTGTGCAGTATGGCGATGGCAATGCCACAGGCCATAGTTACGGAAGTGGCGGGCAGCGTACGCCTGCCGGTGGCAGCCATACATGGTCGGGTATGACCAAATATGTGCATTTCCGTAGTTTTGAAGCCATTCCCCATGTTGGGTTTGCTTTTGAGCTGATCCAGACGGAAAGCTACAAACTGGCAGATGGCACAAATTATGGCGGGTTAGGGCCAACCATTGTTGGACCAGCAGCATGGTTTAAGCCCAATAAGCACAGTACTTTTGGTATACAGACCTTTATGCAAACGCCTTACGGCACAAGGGATGCAACATCCACCAATTATTGGTCAAATATATCCAGTTTAATATTTGACTATGAATGGAAGCATTTCAGTTTTGATGGTGATGCCGGCACGGTTGTTGGCTCTACAAAACATCAAAAAGACCAGCATAGTTATTCACCCGGCGTGGTGTTTTACACCAACCTGCGATTTAGCTGGAAAGCCACCAAGAAGTTTGAGCCATTTCTTGCGTTTGATTGGCAGAATGTAACTGGAACGCGTGATAACACGTTGCGCCAATATCTGGATAATTCCAACAGCCGCGAAATCGCTCTGGGTCCGGGGCTTATGTACAATATTAACCAGCATTTTTCGCTAACAGCCCGTTACTCGCACTCTCTTGAAGGACGAAATACACCGGAGACTAATGCTTATTACATAAAGTTCGTTTACCTTTGGCAGTAA
- a CDS encoding IS701 family transposase → MIQDMMSGGASVEETLELWGRSLRSAKDRMAPLFTQKRVVDSACAFLDILIGNEPRKTGWMRAEAAGDPGPWGQQALLGRGHWDADALRDVVRDYVIEHLGTEEGVLVIDETGFLKKGQASCGVGRQYTGSAGKITNCQIGVFATYVSARGHAFVDRALYLPKDWTSNRERLKQAHVPDDVVFATKPALASMMIERSIEAGVPFRWVAADSVYGVGDVERTLRRAGIGYVLGVKGNHWFGSWATEPLIAGEAKDIAAGLPDQAWRRLSAGHGTKGERLYDWAYLPLADLDAEEFDSPIAGPWTRGLLIRRNISDGDLAYFTTWSPKGTTTQELVNVEGTRWRIEECFETAKNEFGLDHNETRSWHGWHRHVSLVMLAYAVMASVRYQANSLKPKKTQRRTR, encoded by the coding sequence ATGATTCAGGATATGATGAGTGGCGGTGCGTCTGTTGAAGAGACGCTAGAATTATGGGGGCGCTCGCTTCGGTCCGCCAAGGATCGGATGGCGCCGCTGTTCACGCAAAAACGTGTCGTAGATTCAGCCTGTGCTTTTCTTGATATTTTGATTGGCAATGAACCACGCAAGACGGGATGGATGCGAGCGGAAGCCGCAGGAGATCCTGGTCCATGGGGGCAGCAGGCGCTTCTGGGGCGCGGGCACTGGGATGCCGATGCCCTTCGTGATGTCGTTAGGGATTATGTGATCGAGCATCTGGGCACTGAAGAGGGCGTGCTGGTCATCGATGAGACCGGTTTTCTGAAGAAGGGTCAGGCGTCCTGCGGTGTGGGGCGGCAGTATACGGGATCTGCCGGCAAGATCACGAACTGCCAGATTGGTGTATTTGCCACCTATGTATCGGCGCGGGGCCATGCCTTTGTGGACCGCGCCCTGTATCTCCCGAAAGACTGGACATCGAACCGTGAGCGCCTGAAGCAGGCCCACGTTCCCGATGACGTGGTGTTTGCAACCAAACCGGCGTTAGCCTCGATGATGATTGAGCGGAGTATTGAGGCCGGTGTGCCCTTCCGCTGGGTTGCAGCAGACAGCGTGTATGGCGTCGGCGATGTGGAACGCACGCTTCGCCGGGCAGGAATTGGATATGTTCTTGGGGTCAAGGGCAATCACTGGTTCGGATCATGGGCAACGGAACCGCTGATTGCCGGAGAGGCGAAAGATATTGCAGCAGGACTGCCAGACCAGGCCTGGCGTCGTCTGTCAGCGGGGCACGGCACAAAAGGTGAGCGACTTTATGACTGGGCGTATCTTCCGCTTGCTGATCTGGATGCTGAAGAATTTGACAGCCCTATAGCCGGACCATGGACACGTGGCCTGTTGATCCGCCGAAACATCTCTGACGGGGACCTTGCCTATTTTACGACCTGGAGCCCGAAAGGGACAACCACGCAGGAACTCGTGAACGTTGAAGGGACGCGCTGGAGGATCGAAGAATGTTTCGAGACGGCCAAAAACGAATTTGGTCTTGATCATAACGAGACCCGCTCCTGGCATGGTTGGCATCGGCATGTCTCTCTGGTCATGCTGGCCTATGCCGTCATGGCAAGTGTCCGGTATCAGGCAAACTCATTGAAACCGAAAAAAACACAACGCAGAACACGATAA
- a CDS encoding membrane-bound PQQ-dependent dehydrogenase, glucose/quinate/shikimate family, whose amino-acid sequence MRESQARLFSLITSILLAIVGLFLFFGGAELLFLGGSWFYIIAGGVMLGAAISGFRKPTLAMRLYAALLLVATIWSLCEVGLNIWGLEVRLFTLIGLGAWLLLPGVWRSGNSWLTDKREVLGSLVVSCLVVVASCFGSYSIDGTVPADRMTASGQSDETSAGVPDGDWTAYGRTVGGDRYTPLGQITASNISHLKRAWVTRTGDVQQQGEGTVAGPDQGHEFNLELTPIKVGDTLYMCTPHSWVMALDAATGKVKWKFDPHPATADLDKNVYLACRGVSYYHIPDEIQTSCRNRIYSPVADVRMVAVNAETGKPCEDFGDHGFISLRQYLGHVPHGFHFVTSPPMVAKNRVITGGWIFDNQANFEPSGAIRAFDATTGEIAWAWDAGHQPETWKPGPNDELTRDTPNAWGVYTADLNLGLVYIPTGNSPPDNWGGSRRPFDDATSSATIALDIVTGERRWTYQTVHHDLWDMDLPSGPSMVELPGPNGEQVPALVQSTKRGEFFVLDRRTGTPVPGYPVEEKPVPTAGHAPDDRVSPTQPYPVGMPSLTPANLKESDMWGATLLDQMICRIQYRQSAYEGQFTPPHVGKTTIVYPAFYGVVDWQGITIDPQRKIMLANASYLPFRIKLEKRTGMEQAGALPKWTGSGEEPSPKGDALSVSPDYGTPYIALTNPWLNPLQIPCKGPVWGTLTAIDLVTKKIVWQHPVGTTRDTGPFRTHNNLPLPTGMYNIGGNIVTKGGVVFMGATADDYLRAFDLASGKIIWRDRLPAGGQATPMSYEAGGKQYVLIAAGGHGGLGTRSGDYIIAYTLDGEKASPAQ is encoded by the coding sequence ATGCGAGAGAGTCAGGCGAGGTTATTCTCGCTCATAACCTCTATTCTGCTTGCCATTGTGGGGCTTTTCCTCTTCTTTGGCGGCGCGGAACTTCTGTTCCTTGGAGGTTCCTGGTTTTATATTATTGCTGGCGGTGTCATGCTGGGGGCCGCTATTAGCGGTTTTCGCAAGCCTACTCTGGCTATGCGGCTATATGCAGCTTTGCTGCTTGTGGCCACTATTTGGTCTTTATGTGAAGTTGGACTGAATATCTGGGGCCTGGAAGTTCGTCTGTTTACACTTATCGGGCTAGGTGCCTGGCTGCTGTTGCCGGGTGTTTGGCGCTCGGGCAATAGCTGGCTAACTGATAAGCGCGAAGTTCTAGGTTCCTTGGTGGTTTCTTGCCTTGTTGTTGTGGCAAGTTGCTTTGGCTCTTATTCCATTGATGGCACCGTACCCGCAGACCGTATGACGGCAAGCGGCCAGTCTGATGAAACATCAGCAGGAGTGCCAGATGGAGACTGGACAGCTTATGGTCGCACCGTTGGTGGGGATCGTTACACACCATTGGGGCAGATTACGGCGTCCAACATCTCGCACCTGAAGCGTGCGTGGGTGACCCGTACTGGGGATGTGCAACAGCAGGGTGAAGGCACTGTAGCAGGGCCAGACCAAGGGCATGAGTTCAACCTGGAACTTACGCCTATTAAGGTTGGTGATACACTTTACATGTGTACGCCCCATAGCTGGGTGATGGCGCTGGATGCTGCCACAGGTAAAGTGAAATGGAAGTTTGATCCGCACCCCGCAACGGCAGATTTGGACAAGAACGTCTATCTGGCTTGCCGTGGTGTTTCTTACTACCATATTCCCGATGAAATTCAGACAAGCTGCCGCAACCGCATTTATTCACCAGTTGCCGATGTGCGCATGGTGGCTGTGAATGCAGAAACCGGTAAACCCTGTGAAGATTTTGGTGATCACGGCTTTATCTCCCTCCGCCAGTATCTGGGCCATGTGCCGCATGGGTTCCATTTTGTAACCTCTCCCCCAATGGTGGCTAAAAACCGAGTGATTACTGGTGGGTGGATTTTTGATAACCAAGCCAACTTCGAGCCCTCCGGCGCTATCCGTGCGTTTGACGCTACAACAGGTGAAATTGCCTGGGCGTGGGATGCTGGGCATCAGCCAGAAACATGGAAACCCGGCCCGAATGATGAGCTAACGCGTGATACACCTAACGCTTGGGGTGTTTACACGGCAGATCTCAACCTTGGTCTTGTTTACATTCCTACAGGTAACTCTCCGCCAGATAACTGGGGCGGAAGCCGTCGTCCGTTTGACGATGCAACATCCTCTGCCACAATTGCTCTGGATATTGTAACGGGCGAACGCCGTTGGACCTACCAGACCGTGCATCACGATCTGTGGGATATGGATCTACCTTCCGGTCCATCTATGGTTGAACTTCCCGGCCCGAATGGCGAGCAAGTTCCCGCACTGGTGCAGAGCACCAAACGTGGCGAATTCTTCGTTCTGGACCGTCGCACTGGCACACCAGTTCCGGGTTATCCAGTTGAAGAAAAGCCAGTTCCTACAGCAGGCCATGCGCCGGATGACCGTGTATCTCCTACACAGCCTTATCCTGTTGGTATGCCTTCTCTCACACCGGCTAATCTTAAAGAATCCGATATGTGGGGGGCAACGCTGCTGGATCAGATGATTTGCCGTATCCAGTATCGTCAATCTGCTTACGAAGGGCAGTTCACACCACCGCATGTGGGTAAAACAACCATTGTTTATCCTGCATTCTACGGTGTTGTAGACTGGCAGGGTATTACCATTGACCCGCAGCGTAAGATCATGCTGGCCAATGCAAGCTATCTGCCTTTCCGTATCAAGCTGGAAAAACGTACGGGAATGGAGCAGGCTGGTGCGCTGCCAAAGTGGACCGGTAGTGGGGAAGAACCCTCTCCTAAAGGTGATGCCCTTTCTGTTTCTCCAGATTACGGTACACCCTATATTGCGCTTACCAACCCATGGCTGAACCCATTGCAGATCCCTTGTAAAGGGCCAGTCTGGGGCACGCTGACGGCAATTGATCTGGTTACGAAGAAGATTGTTTGGCAGCATCCTGTTGGCACAACCCGTGATACCGGCCCTTTCCGGACCCATAACAACCTGCCTTTGCCTACTGGTATGTATAATATTGGCGGCAACATTGTTACCAAAGGTGGCGTTGTGTTTATGGGTGCCACGGCAGATGACTATCTGCGGGCATTTGATCTGGCGAGCGGTAAGATTATCTGGCGTGATCGTCTGCCAGCAGGTGGTCAGGCTACACCAATGAGCTACGAAGCTGGGGGCAAACAGTATGTGCTGATTGCAGCCGGTGGCCACGGTGGCCTTGGCACCAGAAGCGGTGATTACATTATCGCTTACACACTTGATGGTGAGAAAGCTTCTCCCGCTCAGTAA
- a CDS encoding outer membrane beta-barrel protein gives MRQTLTDRSAFKFVLLSCCAAFLCETGTPTAHAQTSAPAQVQVGDIAKTLKPEEAEKGAGTPTDGEEPPATSLSEEEEAMKPKAGNLFHVKPGHTPTYWEGLEGHVSIEAGISGNPWTRSGRNFAQYYSDRANTVTLNQIIGSLSHPVTSVGSGYGIGFVLEAMYGSDARFDPTIGMGSGSLHGLYQWAPTQAHLDVHLPWIFKRGIDVQIGQMYGIMGAEGTPALARPFYTYNYASDYIVPFQTVGILATMHLTRHMDWILGVDAGNSTTFGASGNNNKPKGYFGLAWNKLMDGKLDVHAIGHFGPQGNNGRTIVSPTGWVSAGIGKQANSLMQYNADVMATYHINDKMTVSVDGTYLHDDSLRDDAYGVTTYFSYDIHPWLTFNARGEIFRDNTGGVITEYSSFNSLTQALSNQPFPYYNALPTTYGELTLGVSYRPEFVNKKLALGGFTIRPEIRLDKSLNGTHPFNQAGTVQNPTVNNGTNNMLWFSCDATWAF, from the coding sequence ATGCGACAGACCCTGACCGATCGAAGTGCCTTCAAATTTGTATTGCTATCATGTTGCGCTGCATTTTTGTGTGAAACAGGTACGCCAACAGCCCATGCACAAACATCTGCGCCTGCTCAGGTTCAGGTGGGAGACATAGCCAAAACCCTCAAGCCCGAAGAGGCAGAAAAGGGTGCGGGCACGCCAACAGATGGGGAAGAACCGCCCGCCACCTCTCTTTCTGAAGAGGAAGAGGCCATGAAGCCTAAGGCGGGCAATCTGTTCCATGTCAAACCCGGCCATACCCCCACATACTGGGAAGGGCTAGAGGGGCATGTCTCTATTGAAGCGGGGATTTCAGGCAACCCCTGGACACGCTCTGGCCGCAACTTTGCGCAGTATTATTCAGATCGCGCCAATACGGTCACGCTGAACCAGATCATTGGCTCTTTGTCTCACCCTGTCACATCGGTGGGCAGTGGGTATGGCATCGGCTTTGTGCTCGAAGCCATGTATGGTTCCGATGCACGGTTTGACCCCACAATCGGCATGGGTTCTGGCTCCTTGCACGGTCTGTATCAGTGGGCACCCACACAGGCGCATCTGGATGTGCATTTGCCGTGGATCTTCAAGCGCGGCATTGATGTGCAGATCGGCCAGATGTACGGCATTATGGGCGCGGAAGGCACGCCCGCTCTGGCACGACCATTCTATACCTACAACTACGCATCAGATTATATCGTGCCGTTTCAGACAGTGGGTATTCTGGCCACCATGCATCTGACACGCCACATGGACTGGATTTTGGGGGTAGATGCGGGCAACTCCACAACCTTTGGCGCTTCTGGCAACAACAACAAGCCCAAGGGCTATTTTGGTCTGGCATGGAACAAGCTGATGGATGGCAAGCTGGATGTGCATGCCATCGGGCACTTTGGGCCACAGGGCAACAATGGCCGCACCATTGTCTCTCCCACAGGGTGGGTGAGTGCGGGTATTGGCAAGCAGGCTAACAGCCTCATGCAGTATAATGCGGACGTTATGGCCACGTATCATATCAATGATAAGATGACCGTCTCCGTAGATGGCACCTATCTGCACGATGATTCCCTGCGCGATGATGCCTATGGGGTCACAACCTACTTTTCCTACGACATCCACCCCTGGCTGACATTCAATGCGCGAGGTGAAATCTTCCGTGACAACACGGGTGGGGTGATTACGGAATATTCCAGCTTCAACTCCCTCACGCAAGCACTCAGCAACCAGCCATTTCCCTATTACAACGCTCTGCCCACAACCTATGGCGAACTGACGCTGGGTGTCTCCTACCGGCCAGAGTTCGTGAACAAGAAGCTGGCTCTGGGTGGCTTTACCATCCGGCCTGAAATCCGGCTGGATAAATCCCTTAACGGCACGCATCCGTTCAACCAAGCCGGCACCGTGCAAAACCCAACCGTTAATAACGGCACAAACAACATGCTCTGGTTCAGTTGTGATGCAACATGGGCTTTCTAA
- a CDS encoding cation:proton antiporter, with product MQNLHTIPVFDYKGSFFNNKGRNDTAMTSLFTDATIFVFLPWVLWRLLNKALPIVVLPILIGILLAVWHAPIKEMGIPSSYGDTIGWVAVLVLAFTAGLEMWQHPEGDTSAHAIASPSLGRLLAGAGVALGIPFLVGSFLAYTCFLPLHGWQAPLASPLIAAASIGLCISVSALPVLIGVVRELDAPQRPLGQLALKLAVVDDAALWVGLAVLQFAHRGTTALHGWTGLEFLAIALLAGLAAAGNWASRHFRHPPAWVIWVTVPIYLAAGSWASKQLGLHELIGAYFAGAIMPPSWVRRLPIEQVGTFALIWLAPMFFGHSGLHINGDALTWPSIIASFALVGISILSKIGAVYVFPPAPGLKPRQALGIGALLQCKGLMEIVAATILHEQGILSDFAFASLMVLAVVSTVLTGPLFRFLAPR from the coding sequence ATGCAAAATTTGCATACCATCCCAGTTTTCGATTACAAAGGATCATTCTTCAACAATAAGGGACGGAACGACACAGCAATGACATCGCTTTTCACAGATGCCACAATTTTTGTTTTCCTTCCTTGGGTGCTGTGGCGCCTTCTGAATAAAGCACTGCCTATTGTTGTATTGCCTATTCTTATTGGCATTCTGCTGGCTGTATGGCACGCCCCCATTAAAGAGATGGGCATTCCTTCTTCTTATGGTGATACCATTGGATGGGTTGCCGTATTGGTGCTGGCGTTTACCGCTGGCTTGGAAATGTGGCAGCACCCAGAGGGTGATACATCTGCCCATGCTATTGCTTCCCCTTCCTTGGGCCGCCTGTTAGCCGGCGCTGGTGTTGCTTTAGGTATTCCGTTCTTGGTGGGATCCTTCTTGGCATACACCTGCTTTCTGCCTTTGCACGGATGGCAAGCTCCTCTGGCCTCACCTCTTATTGCTGCGGCTTCTATCGGTTTGTGCATTTCCGTAAGCGCACTACCGGTTCTGATTGGTGTTGTGAGAGAACTTGATGCCCCCCAGCGCCCGTTGGGGCAGTTAGCGCTTAAACTGGCTGTGGTAGATGATGCTGCCTTATGGGTTGGCCTTGCTGTTTTACAGTTTGCTCATAGAGGCACCACTGCCCTCCATGGTTGGACTGGGCTGGAGTTTCTGGCCATTGCATTACTGGCCGGACTGGCGGCGGCAGGTAATTGGGCCTCTCGCCATTTCCGTCATCCTCCTGCATGGGTTATCTGGGTGACTGTTCCGATTTATCTGGCTGCCGGATCATGGGCCAGCAAGCAGCTTGGATTGCATGAGTTGATCGGCGCATACTTTGCCGGTGCAATCATGCCGCCCAGTTGGGTGAGACGCCTTCCCATAGAACAAGTTGGAACGTTTGCCCTTATCTGGCTGGCCCCAATGTTCTTTGGCCACAGCGGCCTGCACATAAATGGAGATGCCCTAACATGGCCCTCTATTATTGCCTCTTTTGCGTTAGTTGGCATTTCCATTCTTAGCAAGATTGGCGCGGTTTATGTGTTTCCACCTGCTCCGGGGCTTAAACCCAGACAGGCCTTGGGCATTGGGGCGTTGCTACAATGCAAAGGGCTTATGGAAATTGTTGCCGCCACTATTCTGCATGAACAGGGCATATTGTCTGACTTTGCCTTTGCATCTTTGATGGTGCTGGCAGTTGTTTCCACCGTATTAACCGGGCCACTCTTCCGCTTTCTGGCCCCACGTTAA